The proteins below come from a single Rosa rugosa chromosome 2, drRosRugo1.1, whole genome shotgun sequence genomic window:
- the LOC133728112 gene encoding scarecrow-like protein 14 yields MDPRFSEFPNFNDQTLLPDMLNEYPSSHPFEDLSFLDPNLSNYALSSSFTPEGDDGEFSGSVLKYINQMLMEEDMELKPCMFHDPLALQATEESLYEAIGGKYPTSQHQNPLCTDQNVHGNGNGNGMVDCELMVPDVICKNELLVQFNRGAEEGSKFLPRGQLISAEGNKPYAVADRKVGDVVVTTQKNGSEHFRVGSRGKKNHQREDIDLEDGRSNKQSAVYMDGEEGELSDIFDKVLLSKPIKSKDDQVSQNGANNGLQPDGQSVGIGNGKVCGKNQGNKKEVIDLRALLISCAEAVSVDDRETASELLKQIMQHSSPFGDYTQRLAHCFANALEARLAATGTQIYTALSTKRMSAADTLKFYQAYIAVCPFMKMLMVFANHMILKAAEKAETLHIIDFGILYGFQWPALIHCLSRRPGGPPKLRITGVELPLSGFRPEERVQGTGHRLAKYCTRFNVPFEYCAIAKKWETLQFDDLKVQRNEVLAVNCLCRFKYLLDETVVVNSPRDIVLNLIRKLNPDVFVQSVVNGSHQFPFFVPRFREALFHFSALFDMLDNNLPPDDQMRLGFEKEFIGREVVNIVACEGSQRIVRPETYKQWQIRNMRAGFRQLPLDREVMNKIKDKVKMGYHPYFVVDEDGHWMLQGWKGRIMFASACWAPSRT; encoded by the coding sequence ATGGATCCACGTTTCTCTGAATTTCCCAATTTCAACGATCAAACCCTTTTGCCTGATATGTTGAATGAGTACCCAAGTAGTCACCCTTTTGAAGATCTTAGCTTTTTGGACCCAAATCTCAGTAACTATGCTCTATCATCAAGCTTTACCCCTGAGGGAGATGACGGTGAGTTTTCTGGTAGTGTGCTCAAGTACATAAACCAGATGCTTATGGAGGAGGACATGGAATTAAAACCCTGTATGTTCCATGACCCTTTGGCTCTTCAAGCCACTGAGGAGTCTCTTTATGAGGCTATTGGAGGGAAGTACCCAACTTCCCAACACCAAAACCCTCTTTGTACTGATCAAAATGTGCATGGAaatgggaatgggaatgggatGGTGGATTGTGAGCTTATGGTTCCTGATGTAATTTGTAAGAATGAATTGTTAGTGCAATTTAACCGAGGGGCAGAGGAGGGTAGTAAGTTTCTTCCTAGAGGTCAATTGATTAGTGCGGAGGGCAACAAGCCGTATGCTGTGGCGGATAGAAAGGTTGGAGATGTGGTAGTTACGACCCAGAAGAATGGGAGTGAGCATTTTCGTGTTGGTTCTAGAGGAAAGAAAAATCATCAAAGGGAAGATATAGATTTGGAGGATGGGAGGAGTAACAAGCAATCGGCGGTTTATATGGATGGTGAAGAGGGTGAGCTGTCTGATATTTTTGACAAGGTGTTGCTCTCCAAGCCTATCAAGAGTAAAGACGATCAAGTCAGTCAGAATGGAGCAAACAATGGCCTGCAGCCGGATGGGCAATCTGTTGGAATTGGTAATGGAAAGGTTTGCGGCAAGAATCAAGGCAACAAGAAGGAAGTGATAGATTTGAGGGCTCTTCTGATTTCATGTGCAGAAGCTGTATCTGTTGATGATCGCGAGACTGCAAGTGAGCTACTAAAGCAGATTATGCAGCACTCTTCCCCATTTGGTGATTATACTCAGAGGTTGGCTCATTGCTTTGCAAATGCTCTTGAAGCACGGTTGGCTGCCACCGGAACTCAAATATATACTGCTTTATCTACTAAACGAATGTCAGCTGCTGATACGCTGAAGTTTTACCAAGCTTATATTGCAGTCTGCCCGTTCATGAAGATGTTGATGGTCTTTGCAaaccatatgattttaaaagcTGCTGAGAAAGCAGAAACACTACATATAATAGACTTTGGTATCCTTTATGGTTTTCAATGGCCTGCTCTCATTCATTGCCTCTCAAGAAGACCTGGTGGACCTCCTAAATTACGTATTACTGGGGTAGAGCTTCCCTTAAGTGGTTTTCGACCAGAAGAAAGAGTCCAAGGGACAGGGCATCGGCTGGCAAAATATTGTACGCGATTTAATGTTCCTTTTGAGTACTGTGCCATAGCCAAAAAATGGGAAACTCTCCAATTTGATGACCTTAAAGTTCAAAGAAACGAGGTGCTTGCTGTTAATTGTCTGTGCCGATTTAAGTACCTCCTTGATGAGACAGTTGTGGTAAACAGTCCAAGGGATATTGTTCTAAATTTAATTAGGAAGTTGAATCCTGATGTCTTTGTTCAAAGTGTTGTTAATGGATCCCATCAGTTTCCCTTCTTTGTTCCACGCTTCCGAGAGGCACTATTCCACTTCTCTGCATTGTTTGATATGTTGGATAACAATTTGCCTCCTGACGATCAGATGAGATTGGGGTTTGAGAAAGAGTTTATTGGACGTGAAGTTGTGAATATAGTAGCTTGTGAGGGCTCTCAAAGAATTGTTAGGCCAGAAACATACAAGCAGTGGCAGATTCGAAACATGAGGGCTGGGTTCAGACAGCTGCCATTGGACCGTGAAGTCATGAACAAAATAAAGGATAAGGTAAAAATGGGGTACCACccttattttgttgttgatgaaGATGGCCACTGGATGCTGCAGGGATGGAAGGGCAGAATTATGTTTGCTTCTGCCTGTTGGGCACCATCTAGGACTTGA